CCGTTTTTACGGCTTCGATGCTCCGTGAAATCGCCCCGTTATCCTCCGCGACACATCGATGACCGAGGGGGAGAAGCCACACGGCCAATACAAGACCGGTTCGGAGAAAGATGGCTTTCGCCATTATTCCCTTCGCTTTCCGCAGCATCCGGCTTTAGCGGCCCTCGATTACGGCAGGCCGCCACTCGACGGCGCCGAACCGGGAGTCGCCGAGGAAGTTGTAGGCGATGCTCCAGGTTCCAACCGTCTGGTGACTATTGGGGACAATGGAAGAGGACGCATCCCGGTTCGACATGACGTACTGGATCCCGAGCGCGTGGCGTTTGTAAACGCTCACGGTGAACGACGCGTTCCCGCGGAAGATGCGCTCCGATCCATCCTGCTGGGTGGCACCGAAGCCGCTGATAGAGTACTCGCGTCCCGTCACGTCGAACATGGCCTTGTCGCCGAAGATCAGGCGGGCCGCGAGAAGCCCCTGCACTGCCCCGCCGTAGTGGTAGTCGCGGTCCTCGCTGGCGCGGACGGTACCGCCCGCGCCGTATCCGATTCCGCCGAGCGCCGAGCCTTGAAGTGCGATCGCACGCGAGAGCCACCACTGGCCGCTGGTGCCGAGGGAAAGGGCCGTGCTGGAGACGCGGAAGACCTGCGGCGAAATGTAGTCGAAGCTCCCGTAAAGGCCCCACACCCCGCGATAGTTGTCGCCTGCCTCGTATTTCTTTCCGAAGAGGAGGCCGCGGGTCATGATGTTTTCGAAGGCGCTCCTGCCGGAGACGGCGGTGAATTGGAAGTGGAAGTAGTCGAAAGGGCGATCATAGGTGTAACCGTTTTTCCCGGGGAGCCCGTAGGAGAGGGAGTAGTCTCCGGTCACCTCGGTCCGGTCGACAGGGACATTGCTGATGCCGGCCACGTGGTCGGTCATGCTCGTGCCGAGCCGCAGGCGCGTGAAGGTGGCCGGGTTGTGGCTCGGGAACACCCCTTTGAACCGGTCGCCGAAAGCGAGGCGGTTGAAGCCGGTTGGGGGCGAGAGCACCGCCGCGCCCAGCTCGCGCCAGAATCCGGGGTTATCGCCGCCGTCTTCGAGCACCAGGCTCGCCAGCCGGAAGAGCGGCTCCCCCAGGAAACTCCCGCCGATGCCGCTCGCGACCTGGTCATTGATGGAGGGGGTCGTGGTCTCCCCG
The window above is part of the Candidatus Deferrimicrobiaceae bacterium genome. Proteins encoded here:
- a CDS encoding DUF3943 domain-containing protein, with protein sequence WRHLTKGPWGFDGDNFQINQIQHPYQGAVYQGFARSAGIGFWESSAYTFLGSFVWEVAGETTTPSINDQVASGIGGSFLGEPLFRLASLVLEDGGDNPGFWRELGAAVLSPPTGFNRLAFGDRFKGVFPSHNPATFTRLRLGTSMTDHVAGISNVPVDRTEVTGDYSLSYGLPGKNGYTYDRPFDYFHFQFTAVSGRSAFENIMTRGLLFGKKYEAGDNYRGVWGLYGSFDYISPQVFRVSSTALSLGTSGQWWLSRAIALQGSALGGIGYGAGGTVRASEDRDYHYGGAVQGLLAARLIFGDKAMFDVTGREYSISGFGATQQDGSERIFRGNASFTVSVYKRHALGIQYVMSNRDASSSIVPNSHQTVGTWSIAYNFLGDSRFGAVEWRPAVIEGR